From the Anaeromyxobacter dehalogenans 2CP-1 genome, the window GGTCATCTGCTGGGCGTCGCGCCCGGGTCAGAACGGCCGCCCCGCGCAGAAGGGCTGGTCGGACTGGGAGCACTTCGTGAAGGGCGACGAGCCGGTGCTGGTGCACGGCGAGGTGCGGATCAACAACCGCGAGGAGGAGAACCCGCGGGCGGAGATCACCGCGCTCGACATCGAGCCGCTCGCCGCGGTCCGCAACCAGAAGACGAGCGAGATCGCGCTCCGCATCGACGCCGACCGGCTCACCGCCGCCCGCGCCGGCGACCTGAGGACGCTCCTCGGGCGCTTCTCCGGGAGCTGCCCGGTGACGGTTCGCGCCGTGATCCCGGAGCAGACCGAGACCACCATCGCGGTGCCGGTCAAGGTGCAGCCCGCCGACGAGCTGCTCGAATCCGCGCGCAGGCTGGGCTTCGAGGTCGAGCTGCGCTGACGCGTCCTCGCGTGCGGCCCGGCCGAAGGGCCGGTTTCCGGGCACCCGACCGTACGGTAGAGTGGGCGCCCCGTGACCGCCCTCCTGCTCGCCTCCGTCGGCCTCGGCGCCGGCACCCTCGGCGCCCTCATGGGCATCGGGGGCGGCATCATCGTCGTCCCCATCCTCACCGCCGGCTTCGGCCTGCCGTTCCGTCACGCCGTGGCCGTGTCGCTGGTGGTGATCATCGCCAGCTCGTCGTCGGCGGCGGCCTCCTACGTGGACCGCAAGCTCTCCGACATGCGGGTCGGCGTGGTGCTGGAGCTCGCGACCGTCGCCGGCGCCATGCTCGGGAGCGCCGTCGCCGGCCTCGCGCCGGTGGGCCTGCTGAAGGCGCTGTTCGCCGCGGTGGCCGTGTACTCGGCGCTGGTGATGTGGCGGCGGCGTCCGGCCGGCCCGCCGGCCGCCGAGGGCGAGCCGTACGTCGTCCGCCGATGGGGCACGGGCCTCGGCGCGAGCGCGGTGGCGGGCGCCATCTCCGGCCTCATCGGCGTGGGCGGCGGCTTCATCAAGGTGCCGGTGATGACGCTGGCGATGGAGCTGCCGTTCAAGGTCGCGGTGGCGACCTCGAACTTCATGATCGGCGTGACCGCCGCCGCCAGCGCGTACGTCTACTACGCGCGCGGCGATCTCGAGGTCGCCGTGGCCGCGCCGGTGGTGGTGGGCGTGTTCGCCGGCGCGCGGCTGGGCGCGACGCTGCTCGGCCGGATCCCGGCGGCGCGGCTCCAGGCGGCGTTCTCCGCGCTGCTGGTGCTGCTGGGTGGCCGGATGGTGTGGGACGTGCTGCGGGGGCTGCCGTGAACCGCACCGTCTCGCTCGCGCTCTGGGCCGGCACGCTCACCGGCGTCGGCCTCTGCGGCGCGGCCACGCTCGCCTACGCGCTCGACCTCGAGGTGGCGAGCCACCTCGCGCGCCTCGGCGTGATCGCGCTGTTCATCACGCCGCCGCTCCGGCTCGCCGTCGCCGCCGGCGGCTTCTTCTCGGTGGGTGAACGCCGCTTCGGCGCCGCGTCGACCGTGGTGCTGGTCGCGCTGCTCGCCGCCGCGGTCCACGCCGCGCTCCGCTGAGCCGTGGGGCCCACCCGCGGGGCGCGGCAGCGGCGCGAACGCGCGGCCCGGACCGGCGCGCGTGCGTACGTTCCCGGCGGAGCCTCCGCGCATGTCCTGCCCGTTCCTCCGCCGCTCGCACCCGCCCCGCTGCGGCGGGGTCGACGGTCAGGCCCAACCGGTCCCGCACGAAGCGTCAACGTCGCTCTGCCACCGCGCTCATCAGGGGTGCCTCGTGTTCCGGGTGATCCGCGCTACCGGACGCGCAGTGCATCCGTCCGATTTCAGGGCATGGGTTGCCGCTTCCGTCGCACCAGGAAGGACGGGACCCGATGCGCCCACCCCCTCCGACGCAGATGGGTCATAACCCCCCGGAACCCCGAAGGAGATCGCGACGGCTCGCGATGCGAGTGACCACTCGTTCGCAGGGCTGTAGTATGTGGGTCCTGTCTCCACACGGAGGCAAAGGGGGTGCTGGCCATGATGCGAGCGAACGTTCGCGTTCCCGCTCCGCGCGGGGCTGCCGCTCACAGCGACGCGGGTGGGCTGCTGCGCGCCGACCGGCAGGCGGAGGAGATGCTGAAGGTGTTCTTCGCGGACGCCGCCGACGGCGCGCTGGTGCCGGCGGAGCTCCGCGGCCTCACCGACGGGGCCCAGAACGGGCCGCCCGGCGTGCGCCGCACGCTGGTGATGGAGGGCCACGGCGAGCGGCTCCGCATCGAGGTGACCGCCGTCGGGAAGGGCAAGACGCAGCTCCACCTCTGGCGCGAGCCGCTCCCGGAGCCGCTGCAGGTCGGCCCCGAGACCCCGACCGCCACGCCGGCCGACGGCCTCACGCAGCGCGAGCGGGAGGTGGCGCTGCTCGTGGCCGACGGGCTCCGCTCCCGCGAGGTGGCCGAGCGGCTGGGGATCGCCTCCCAGACCGTGAAGAGCCACCTCAAGACCATCTTCGACAAGCTCGGCGTGCGGAACCGCGTCGAGCTCGCGCGGAGGCTGGTGCAGCACTAGCGGCGAGCGGCCCCGGGCCGCTCGCGCCTGGCCTCTCCGGCGGCGTCCGGCGCCGCCGCGACGCCCGTTCCTCGTCCGGTCCTCGCGCGCGTGCGGCGCTTGCCGTTCGCCCGCGCGGGGCGGTAGCGTTCGCGATCCGCCATGGTGACGCTCCCCGACGTCCAGGCCGCGCTCGGCCGGATCCGCGACCGGATCTACCTCTCCCCCTGTGCCCGCACCGAGACCCTCTCCCGCCTGAGCGGCACCAGCGCCTTCCTCAAGCTCGAGAACCTCCAGATGACCGGCTCCTACAAGGAGCGCGGCGCCCTCAACACGCTGCTGCTGGCGGCCGAGGCCGAGCGCGCCCGGGGGCTGATCGCGGCGAGCGCCGGCAACCACGCGCAGGGGGTCGCGTACCACGCCGGTCGCCTTGGGGTGAAGGCCACCATCGTGATGCCGGAGTCCACGCCCATCATGAAGGTGGCGAACACCCGGGCGCACGGCGCGCGCATCGTGCTCCACGGGGCGAACTACGACGAGGCGTACGCCGAGGCGCGCCGGCTCGAGCAGGCCGAGGGGCTCACCTTCGTGCACCCGTTCGACGACCCGCGCATCATCGCGGGCCAGGGCACGGTCGGGCTCGAGATCCTGGACCAGGTCCCGGAGGTGGACGCGATCCTGGTGCCCATCGGCGGCGGCGGGCTCGCCTCCGGAGTGGCCGTGGCCGCGAAGGCGCTGCGCCCCGAGGTTCGGATCGTGGGCGTCGAGACCGAGGTGCTCCCCAGCATGCTGGCGGCGATCGAGGCGGGCCGGCCGGTCACGCTCGAGCCGGCCAGCACCGTCGCGGACGGCATCGCCGTGAAGCGCGCCGGCGACCTCACCTTCGAGCACGTCCGCCGCCTGGTGGACGAGATCGTGACCGTCTCCGAGGAGGAGATCGCGAGCGCGATCCTGTACCTGCTCGAGAAGGAGAAGACGGTCGCGGAGGGGGCGGGCGCGGTCACGGTGGCGGCGCTCATGAACCGCCGCGCGACCGGCCTCGAGGGCCGGCGCGTGGTCGGCATCGTCTCCGGCGGCAACATCGACGTGAACCTGGTCGCGCGCATCATCGAGCGGGGCCTGGTGAAGGACGGGCGGCTGGTGCGGGTGAGCGTCGCGCTCACCGACAAGCCGGGACAGCTCGCCAAGGTGTCGGCGATCATCGCCCACCACCGCGCCAACGTCATCGAGGTGCACCACACGCGGGCGTTCGCGACGCGGTTCGGCGACACCACCCTCCAGCTGACGCTGGAGACCCGCGGCCTCGAGCACGTCCAGGAGCTCCTCCAGGCGTTGCGCGAGCGCGGGTACCAGGTCCAGCAGCTCGGGATGTGACGTGTCCTTCCGCGCCCGGACCGCGATCGCCGCGCTCCTGCTCGCCGCCGCGATCGGGTTCGCCGCCGGCTGGCTGGTCGGGCTGCGGTCGGACGACAGCATGGAGGCGCGCGTCCGGGACGAGGCGCACCGGTTGCGGGAGCGCGTGCACGAGCTGTCCCGCTGAGGCGCGCCGCCCCCCCGGTCACGCCCGCGCTGCCCGCCCCTCCCTCACCGGGAACGTCCACGCGGAGGGCCCCACCGTGCGAGCCACGCCCATTGCGGCAAACGGCACCGTCCGTTATGGTCGGCCCTCTCCCGGCCCGTTCCCGGTCGTCCGGCCGGTCCGCGCCCCGGAGCCCCTCGCCCGGATGACCGACCACGGACGCGCCGCACCGTTCCTCGAAGCCGGCGATCACCGGGGAGCCGCCGAGGCGGTCCTCCGCGAGTACGGCCCGCAGCTCCTCGGCTACCTCTCCTCCATCCTCCGGAACGACGCCGACGCCGCCGAGGTGTTCTCCCAGTTCACCGAGGACCTCTGGCGCGGCCTCCCCGGCTTCCGCCGCGAGTGCCCCGTCCGCGTGTGGGCCTACCGGCTCGCCTGGCACGCCGCGGCCCGCCACCTGCGCGACCCCTACCGCGGCCGGGGCCGCCGCCTCGAGACCCACGAGCTGTCGCGCATCGCCGACGAGGTCCGATCGTCTGCGCTGCTCGGCCGGCGCGAGGCGCGGCAGCGCGGCATCGACCGGCTGCGCGCCCGCCTGCAGCCGGACGAGCAGACGCTCCTGGTGCTGCGGCTCGACCGGGGGCTCTCCTGGCGCGAGGTCGCGACCGTGCTCGCCGACGAGGGCGATGCGGTGGACGAGCCGGCGCTGCGCAAGCGCTTCGAGCGGCTGAAGGAGAAGCTCGCGCGCATGGCGCGGGAGGAGGGGCTGCTCGAGTAGCGGCCGCGTCCCAATGCGCGAGGCGCCCCGCGCCATCCCCCCGGAGCTGGAGGGCGAGAGCCAGGAGCTCTCCGACCTGCTGCTGGAGCTCGCCTCCGCGCCGGCGCGCGATCCCTCGCAGCTCGCCGCGCCGCTCGAGGCCGGGATGGTGGTGGGCCGGTTCGAGCTGCTCCGGGAGATCGGCCGGGGCGGCTTCGGGCTGGTGTTCGAGGCGCGCGATCGCGAGCTGGGCCGGCTGGTCGCCTTCAAGGCGATGCGCCCCTCCCGCGCCGAGCCGGCCGCGCTGGAGAAGCCGCTCCGCGAGGAGGCCGAGGCGGCGGCGCGGCTCAACCACCCCAACGTCGTCACGCTGCACGACTTCGGGATCCACGAGGGCACGCCGTACCTCATCCTCGAGCTGCTCCGCGGCGAGACGCTCCAGCAGCGGCTGAAGCGCGGCCGGCTGCCGCCCGAGGAGGCGGTGCGCATCGCCCGCGACGTGGCGAGCGGCCTCGTCCACGCGCACTCGCGCGGCGTGCTCCACCGCGACCTGAAGCCCGGCAACGTGTTCCTCACCGAGGGGGGCGGCGTGAAGCTGCTCGACTTCGGCCTGGCGCGGCTGCTCGACCGGGCCAGCCTCGCCGGCGGGACGCCGGCGTACATGGCGCCCGAGCAGCTCCGCGGCGAGCCCGGCGACGCGCGGGCCGACGTGTTCAGCGCCGGCGTGGTGCTGTGGCAGATGCTCACCGGCGAGCTGCCCTTCCCGGTGGTGGACGGGCGCAGCACCGTGCTCGACCCGGGCCCGCCGCCGCGGCTCCCGCTCGAGGACGCGCCGCCCTCGCTCGCCTCGCTGCTCACCGCGGCGCTCTCGAAGGCGCCCACCGGGCGCCCGCAGACCGCGCTCGGCCTGCTCGACGGGCTCGGCGGCGTGGAGCAGGCCTACGCCGGCCGCGCCGTGGCGCAGGCCCGCGCCGCCCGGCTGCGGCGGCTGCGCCGGACCGGCACCGCGGCGGGCGGGCTGGTGGTGCTGGGGCTCGCCGCGGCCGCGGCGCTCGCGATCCGCAGCGGCGACCGGGCCGAGCGGGCGCTGCGCGCGGCGCGCGTCGCCGGGACGGCCGACGGCGCCTCGGATCCGCTGGTGGCGGCGCTGCTCATGGCCGAGCTCCCCGACGACCCGCCGCCGCGCGCGGTCGCGATCGCGCAGCGCCTGCTCTCGGAGCCCATCCCGGAGACGGTGCTCGACGGCGTGCCCAAGGGCGAGGGGCTCGCGGTCAGCCCGGACGGCGCCTGGGTCGCGGCCGGCGGCGAGGGCGGCGGCGCCAGGCTCTGGCGCGCCGACGGGACCGGCGCGCCGCGGGGGCTCGGCGCCGACGGCCCGGCGCGCACCGACGGGCTCGCCTTCACGCCCGACGGACGGCGGCTCGTCACCGCCGACCACGCGGGCACGCTGCGGGTGTTCCCGCTCGACGGCGGTGGCGCCCCGCGCACGCTGCCCGCCGGCGGTGTCCCGCTGGTCCGGCTGGCGCTCGATCCGGCGGGCCGGATCGCGGCGGCCGGCGCGCTCGACGGGCGGCTCTGGCTGGCCGACCTCGCCGGCGACGCGCCCCCACGCTCGGTGGTGCACGACGGCGCCGTGCTCGCGCTCGCGTTCTCCCCGGACGGCACCCGGGTCGCCACCGGCACCGCGGACGGCTTCGTACGCGTGATCGCGTCGCCCGGCGGTGCGGTGCTCGCGACCGCGCCGCTGCCGGGCGGCGTGGTGTGGTCGGTGGCCTGGTCGCCGGACGGCCGCCTCGTCGCGGTCGGCTCGGAGGACGGCGTGGTGCGCCTGCTCGGGCCCGACGGGCGCGTCCGCCAGTCGCTGGGCGCCCCCGGGCTGGCGGTGTCCTCGGTCGCGTTCGACCGCGCCGGCACGCGCGTGGTGGCGGGCTCGCAGGACGGGGCGGCGCGCGTGTGGCGGCTCGGCGCCGCCGTCCCGGAGGTCCGCCTGCGCGGCCACCGCGGCAGCGTGGCGTACGCCGCGTTCGCGCCTGACGGGCGCCGCGTGGTCACCGGCGGCACCGAGGGCACGGTGCGGATCTGGCCGGCCGACGGCGAGGGCTCGCCGGTGGTGCTGCGCGGGCACACCGTGGTGGACGGGGCGCCCACCCCGGACGGCAGCCGGCTGTTCACGCGCGGCACCGACGACGTGATCCGCGTGTGGCGCACGGACGACCCGCGCCAGCGCGGGCAGCTGGTGGGGCACGAGGCGCTGGTGGACACGGTGCAGTGGACGCGGGACGGCACGCGCGTGCTCACCGCCAGCCACGACGGCACCGCCCGGCTCTGGCCGGTGCACGGGGGCGCGGCGCTCACCGTGCGCGACCCGGGCAACGTGATCCACTCCGCCGACCTCGATCCCACCGAGCGCACCTTCGTGACCTCGTCCGAGGATCGCACCGTGCGCGTGTGGGATGCCGCGACCGGCGCGCTGGTGCGCGAGCTGCGCGGGCACGACGGGCCGGTGCTGTCCGCCGCGTTCAGCCCGGACGGCACGCTCATCGCGAGCGGCTCGCTCGACAAGACGGTGCGCGTGTGGCGCGCCGACGGCACCGGGACGCCGCTCGTGTTCCGCGGCCACGGCGCGGTGCTCACCGCGGTGACCTGGACGCCGGACGGCAAGGCGGTGATCTCCTCGTCGCAGGACGAGGCCTCCGTCCACGTGTGGCCGCTCGACGGCTCGCCGCCGAGGGTGGTGCGGGCCGGCCGCCCGGTCTTCCGTGCGGCGGTGGCGCCCGACGGCACGCTGCTCGTCCCGGAGCAGGGCGGCGCGCTGCGCCGCTTCAGCCCGGACGGCGAGGAGCGGGCGCCGTTCCCGGCCTTGCCCGAGGGGCTGTTCTCGGTGGCGGTGAGCCGCGACGGGCGCCGCTGGGCGCTCGCCTCGAGCGACGGCACCGTCCGCGTGTATCCGCGCGACGGGAGCGGGGACCCGCTGGTGCTCCGCGCCCACGACGGCGCGGTGGGCAACGCCGCGTTCAGCCCCGACGGCACCGAGCTCGCCACCGTGTCTGCCGACGGGACCGCGCGCGTGTCCACGGTGGACTGGGGGCGGCTCCGCGCGGCCCTGCGCGCCGCCACCTCCGCCTGCCTGCCGGTGGCGCACCGGATCCAGGTGCTGGGCGAGGCGCGCGTCGAGGCGGAGCGCCGGTTCGCCGACTGCGAGACCGCGCACGGCCGCGTCCCGCCGCCCCGCGCCCCCCAGGGGAGCCCGTGATGCGCTTCCACCGCCCGCTCGCGCTCGCCGCGCTCGCGCTCGCCGCCGCCCTCCCCCTCGCGGCCAGCGCCGACGCGCCGGAGCGCCGCCGCGAGCCGCCGCCGGCGGCCGAGCTTCCCCCGCCCGGCGCGCAGCGGATCGAGATCGACGTCTCGTTCCCGGACTGGCAGTACACCGGCACGTTCCGGCTCCGCGACGCCTCGGGCGCCACCGTGGACGAGGGCGTGGCCCGCGACATGGGCGGGTTCCCCGCGGGCGGCGGCGTGGTGGAGCGCGTGCTGGAGGGCGGGCGCGGGACGCTGCGCGTCCGGCTGACGACGGCGCGAAAGGGCGCCGCCCTGCCGGTGGTGGGCCGCTGGACGGT encodes:
- a CDS encoding sulfite exporter TauE/SafE family protein yields the protein MTALLLASVGLGAGTLGALMGIGGGIIVVPILTAGFGLPFRHAVAVSLVVIIASSSSAAASYVDRKLSDMRVGVVLELATVAGAMLGSAVAGLAPVGLLKALFAAVAVYSALVMWRRRPAGPPAAEGEPYVVRRWGTGLGASAVAGAISGLIGVGGGFIKVPVMTLAMELPFKVAVATSNFMIGVTAAASAYVYYARGDLEVAVAAPVVVGVFAGARLGATLLGRIPAARLQAAFSALLVLLGGRMVWDVLRGLP
- a CDS encoding DUF1634 domain-containing protein, which translates into the protein MNRTVSLALWAGTLTGVGLCGAATLAYALDLEVASHLARLGVIALFITPPLRLAVAAGGFFSVGERRFGAASTVVLVALLAAAVHAALR
- a CDS encoding helix-turn-helix transcriptional regulator yields the protein MMRANVRVPAPRGAAAHSDAGGLLRADRQAEEMLKVFFADAADGALVPAELRGLTDGAQNGPPGVRRTLVMEGHGERLRIEVTAVGKGKTQLHLWREPLPEPLQVGPETPTATPADGLTQREREVALLVADGLRSREVAERLGIASQTVKSHLKTIFDKLGVRNRVELARRLVQH
- a CDS encoding threonine ammonia-lyase — translated: MVTLPDVQAALGRIRDRIYLSPCARTETLSRLSGTSAFLKLENLQMTGSYKERGALNTLLLAAEAERARGLIAASAGNHAQGVAYHAGRLGVKATIVMPESTPIMKVANTRAHGARIVLHGANYDEAYAEARRLEQAEGLTFVHPFDDPRIIAGQGTVGLEILDQVPEVDAILVPIGGGGLASGVAVAAKALRPEVRIVGVETEVLPSMLAAIEAGRPVTLEPASTVADGIAVKRAGDLTFEHVRRLVDEIVTVSEEEIASAILYLLEKEKTVAEGAGAVTVAALMNRRATGLEGRRVVGIVSGGNIDVNLVARIIERGLVKDGRLVRVSVALTDKPGQLAKVSAIIAHHRANVIEVHHTRAFATRFGDTTLQLTLETRGLEHVQELLQALRERGYQVQQLGM
- a CDS encoding DUF1049 domain-containing protein, which gives rise to MSFRARTAIAALLLAAAIGFAAGWLVGLRSDDSMEARVRDEAHRLRERVHELSR
- a CDS encoding RNA polymerase sigma factor: MTDHGRAAPFLEAGDHRGAAEAVLREYGPQLLGYLSSILRNDADAAEVFSQFTEDLWRGLPGFRRECPVRVWAYRLAWHAAARHLRDPYRGRGRRLETHELSRIADEVRSSALLGRREARQRGIDRLRARLQPDEQTLLVLRLDRGLSWREVATVLADEGDAVDEPALRKRFERLKEKLARMAREEGLLE
- a CDS encoding WD40 repeat domain-containing serine/threonine-protein kinase, which translates into the protein MREAPRAIPPELEGESQELSDLLLELASAPARDPSQLAAPLEAGMVVGRFELLREIGRGGFGLVFEARDRELGRLVAFKAMRPSRAEPAALEKPLREEAEAAARLNHPNVVTLHDFGIHEGTPYLILELLRGETLQQRLKRGRLPPEEAVRIARDVASGLVHAHSRGVLHRDLKPGNVFLTEGGGVKLLDFGLARLLDRASLAGGTPAYMAPEQLRGEPGDARADVFSAGVVLWQMLTGELPFPVVDGRSTVLDPGPPPRLPLEDAPPSLASLLTAALSKAPTGRPQTALGLLDGLGGVEQAYAGRAVAQARAARLRRLRRTGTAAGGLVVLGLAAAAALAIRSGDRAERALRAARVAGTADGASDPLVAALLMAELPDDPPPRAVAIAQRLLSEPIPETVLDGVPKGEGLAVSPDGAWVAAGGEGGGARLWRADGTGAPRGLGADGPARTDGLAFTPDGRRLVTADHAGTLRVFPLDGGGAPRTLPAGGVPLVRLALDPAGRIAAAGALDGRLWLADLAGDAPPRSVVHDGAVLALAFSPDGTRVATGTADGFVRVIASPGGAVLATAPLPGGVVWSVAWSPDGRLVAVGSEDGVVRLLGPDGRVRQSLGAPGLAVSSVAFDRAGTRVVAGSQDGAARVWRLGAAVPEVRLRGHRGSVAYAAFAPDGRRVVTGGTEGTVRIWPADGEGSPVVLRGHTVVDGAPTPDGSRLFTRGTDDVIRVWRTDDPRQRGQLVGHEALVDTVQWTRDGTRVLTASHDGTARLWPVHGGAALTVRDPGNVIHSADLDPTERTFVTSSEDRTVRVWDAATGALVRELRGHDGPVLSAAFSPDGTLIASGSLDKTVRVWRADGTGTPLVFRGHGAVLTAVTWTPDGKAVISSSQDEASVHVWPLDGSPPRVVRAGRPVFRAAVAPDGTLLVPEQGGALRRFSPDGEERAPFPALPEGLFSVAVSRDGRRWALASSDGTVRVYPRDGSGDPLVLRAHDGAVGNAAFSPDGTELATVSADGTARVSTVDWGRLRAALRAATSACLPVAHRIQVLGEARVEAERRFADCETAHGRVPPPRAPQGSP